The sequence CTGCTTGTTGTAATGAAGCACCAGTTTCTTCCCATCCGTCTCAAGAAAACCCGTGGCGCGGAAGCTGTCGGTATCAATCGTGTCGACATAATAAAAATCCAGACCATCCACCCCAAACTCCCACTTGATGTCCCAAAGCAGCAATCCAATTTCTTCCAGCAATTGACGCACCGCCCACGCGCCAAGAATGCTCATCTTGACCGTGCTCAAAAACGCCTCGGCCTCAAGACCGCTCATCAGCAATGCCTCCTGCCTGGTCACGCTGCGATCTTCAGGTTCATGCTTGCTCGTCAGATCAAAAATCGGATTCGGCAAAAATTGCCAGGCCTCCATCGGCTTGGTCAGCCCCAACTCCGCTTCATACCCACGTTTCTCGGAGTCACTCAACCCGCTGTATTTGCGCAGCACCGACGACCCGCCGGTGATCCCAAAACGCACGATATATTCAAGGGGAATCACATAGGTCGATGCCTGGTAAAACATCGCATAATCATACACATGCGATCCCAAGAACGACTTCTGCACCGGCTTCATCACCGGGAACCGGCGCACCACGTTGAATGCACTCGCATTTACCGGTGCATCGCCCGTTTTGACCTCGCCACTCACCGCATCCAGCATCCCCATATGGTGCGTGCAGGCCCCTTCTTTCACCATGCTCTCCAACGGCCCCTGCAAAATTTCCGCGCGGAACTCTTCGTCCATATCAGGAGCCGCCAGAATCGCCTCGCGCACCTTCACCCAAGTCTGCGGCAACCCCATCCGCGTGTAGAGCGCATGACGGAATGTCGCCCGTGCAACGTCCGAACCTTCAATGTCGAAAATGCTGCCCACATCAAACACCGAACCCGCCGCCGTCGTCTCCGTGACCATCAAATCCTCACGATCCGGCACCGCATAAAGCCGTTGCACCGACCCCACATAAAACGGTTCCCCAAGTTCATT comes from Phragmitibacter flavus and encodes:
- a CDS encoding phosphoribosylaminoimidazolesuccinocarboxamide synthase, which produces MSVSSLPAVRVNELGEPFYVGSVQRLYAVPDREDLMVTETTAAGSVFDVGSIFDIEGSDVARATFRHALYTRMGLPQTWVKVREAILAAPDMDEEFRAEILQGPLESMVKEGACTHHMGMLDAVSGEVKTGDAPVNASAFNVVRRFPVMKPVQKSFLGSHVYDYAMFYQASTYVIPLEYIVRFGITGGSSVLRKYSGLSDSEKRGYEAELGLTKPMEAWQFLPNPIFDLTSKHEPEDRSVTRQEALLMSGLEAEAFLSTVKMSILGAWAVRQLLEEIGLLLWDIKWEFGVDGLDFYYVDTIDTDSFRATGFLETDGKKLVLHYNKQSMRDYYKIVHADWFTGVNDAKKEAKKTGVPFTKLLKEGQAAGKWPNTPVVDAEFSALQSRKMDLIRQHVLGKTPAEEVKSALREVGIAEVEFYRARGLFEEYAKANAIG